In Neptuniibacter halophilus, the genomic stretch ACCTGCATGGCAATATCACGGCTGCGCAGGCCCTGACTGTGATCCTGCCAGTCCTGCTCGGTACTGCTGGACAGCACCAGTTGCAATACCGGAACCGGCCGTACAAACGGCGAGTAAAACTCACTCGGCTGGGAGCAAAGGTCCGGACTCGCCACCGTATTCGAAGCAAAACCGGTGGTGTTGATGATCAACCCGGCCTGACTCTGCTCCAGCAGGGCATTTACCAGAGCCAGAGATTCTGCGTCTTTAAGCGAGGCCAGCGCCACCGGCAATGGCGTGACCCCGGCGCTGTACAATTCATCGATCAGTTGATCGAACATCCGGGTGTTACCGCTTTGCAGATGGCTGCGGTAAAACAGCAACAACGCGACGCAGCCCGCTTTCTGCTGTGGATAACGCTGCTGCCATTCGCTGTAAGAGGCCACCTGCACGCCCTGCCGGTTTTGCTGCGGCAGGTAGATCATGCATCTGGGCAGTGCCCTTGGCTCCTGCCAGCGCAGGGATTGCTGCAGGTACTCACTGCTGAGACAGTTCAGCAACTGCAGGCTGTTATCGATACCGCCCTCGCGCAGGTATCGCCAGATACGCAGCGCCTCGGCTTCACTCACTGACGAAGCACCGAACAACTCCGGGTCCGGGCTGTCATCACCGGGAACCACTATCAGCGTTCGTCCGGAGCCGGCCTGAGCCCACTGCTGCAGGCGCTCAAAGCCATAGCCCCAGTAGCTGGCACCGCCCAGCAGAGAGAGCACCACCACTTTTGCCTGTTCCAGCACTTTATGCTCATACAGGTCATAGGCGGCCGGTTTCAGAAGCTGCATCCAGTTGGCCAGCCGCAGGGTCGGCAGACCCTCCCCCTGCCCGGTATACAGACCTGCCGCATCCGCCAGCGCAGCCAGACTGCTGTCGGCTGCACAGAGGATGATCATATCGGCCGGGGTCTGGTTCAGGTCGATAATGCCTTCATCATCGACAAAACCACCGGGCTGGGCTGCAAGCAGGTGCATGGCTCAGATCTGTGCCTCAGCCAGCGCAGTGTGAATCACTGCTTCTTCGATCCCTTTACCGATAAACACCAACTGGGTTTTCGGCTGATCGTTGCCCCAGGGGCGGTCAAAATACACGTCGAGGCGTTTACCCACCGCCTGCAGTACCTGACGCATCGGTTTACCCGGCAGTGCTGCAAAGCCTTTAGCGCGGAAGATGTTGTAATCACTCAGCAGGCCTTTGAGGATGCCCTGCAGTTTGTCCGCATCCACCTCACCCAACGTGATAACAAAAGAATCGAAGTGATCATGGGCATGGTCGTGATCATGGCCGTGAGCATGGTGGTGATCGTGATGGTTATGTACCCCGTCGATGCGCTCTTCAGAGGCACTGTCCAGCCCCAACAGCACGTCCAGATCTGCTTCACCGTTGCTGATATAGGTGGTTTTAACCGCCGCCGGAACCCGGCCGGATACAACGCCCTGCACCTGTTCACGCTCAGTTTCACTGAGCAGGTCATTCTTGCTGACCACCACCAGATCGGCAGAGCTGAGCTGGTCTTCGAGCAGTTCTTTCAGACTCGGATCGTGATCCAGACTCTCATCCGCCAGACGCTGGGCCTGTACCTGTGCCTCATCATGGGCAAAGCGGCCCGCCGCGACGGCAGGGCCATCGATCACGGTGATCACCGCATCAACGGTGCAATGTTCTTTAATACCCGGCCAGTTAAACGCCTGTACCAGCGGTTTCGGCAGCGCCAGACCACTGGTTTCGATCAGGATATGATCGATATCATCCCGCCGCTCCACCAGTTGCTGCATCACCGGCAGGAACTCCTCCTCTACGGTGCAGCAGATACAGCCATTGGCCAGTTCATAGATACCGTTTTCGCCTTCAGCCTGCGCCGCACTCTCATCCTCACAATCCAGCGGGCAACTGCGCAGCAGGTCGGCATCAATATCCAGCTCGCCGAACTCATTCACGATCACAGCGATACGCTTACCCGCCGCCTGCTTGAGTACATTAGACAGCAGCGTGGTTTTACCGCTGCCAAGAAAACCGGTGACTACGGTCGTAGGGATCTTATTCAGTTGCATGATCGTTACTCAGTTCTCAATCGATTGGGGTTTGTGTTGTTTACGCCGGTAGACGTGGGCCTGATCCTTGTCGTACAGATAAGAATCGGCAAAATCATCGCTGTCCAGTACATGCCCGACCAGAATCAGCGCCGTACGGGTAAAGCCCTTCTCACGCACTTTGGCGACGATATCTTTCAGGGTACCGGTAACCTTGTCCTGATCCGGCCAGGAGCTGCGATAGCAGACCGCCACCGGGCAATCTTCGCCATAGTGCGGTATCAGCTCTTCAACAATTTTGTGAATGCGGGTCACGCCGAGATGGATCGCCAGTGTTGCACCACTCTGCGCTAACTGGGGTAACCGCTCCCGCTCCGGAAACGGGGTTTTTCCCTCGTAGCGGGTCATGATGATGGTCTGCGAGACACCGGAGAGGGTCAGCTCTTTCTTCAGGTAAGCTGCCGACGCGGCCACCGCAGAGACACCGGGAATCACCTCATAGTCAACGCCTTCGGCATCGAGACGGCGCATCTGCTCGCCAATCGCGCCATACAGCGCCGGATCACCGCACTGCAGCCGGGCGACATCCTGCCCCTTTGCATGGGCTTGCAGCATATGCGCGGTAATCTGTTCCAGATCGATGCACGAGGTATCGATGATCTTTTCTGCCGTCGTCTCGACCGATTCCAGCACCTCTCGTGGAATCAGCGAACCCGCGTACAGAACCACCGGGCACTGCTGCAGGATGCGCTGCCCTTTCAGAGTCATCAGCTCCGGGTCACCCGGGCCTGCGCCGATAAAATAAACCGTCATAGCTTTTTACTGTAACCCCGCGGAGTATAAACCCACTCTTTACTGCCGTTGATAATATGCCGTGACTCACTGTTGCCGACGCTGACCAGCGTGAACATATCCACATCCTTCGCGTCCAGCTCTGCCAGCGTGATAATCCGTACCGACTCGTCGTCACGGGTCAACTGCCGGCCCAGCAGTACCGGGGTTTCCGCCGGACGATACTGCAGCAAAATATCCCGCGCCCGGTTTAGCTGCCAGTCGCGCTTTTTTGAGACTGGATTGTAAAAGGACACCACAAAGTCACCGGCACCGGCACTGTGAATCCGTTTTTCGATGGTCTTCCAGGGGGTCAGCAAGTCCGACAGGGAGATGGTGCAGAAATCATGGCCCAGCATCGCGCCAACCCGACTCGAACCCGCCTGCATTGCAGAGATACCGGGAATCACCTCAATCTCAACATCCAGCCACTGAGGGTTATTTTCACGCCCCTGCAGTTGCTGATCGAGCAGTTCAAACACCAGCGTCGCCATGGCATAGATACCGATATCCCCACTGGATATCAGCGCGGTGGTTTTGCCTCCGGCAGCCAGATCCAGTGCCAGACGGGCACGGCCTATCTCTTCACCCAATGGCAGATCATGGTGCTGTTTACCGTCGCAAACCTCGCCAAGCAGATCGAGGTAGAGGCCATAAGCTACCAGATCGGAGCTGGCCGCAATCGCCTGCAGCGCTTTCGGTGCCACCAGTTGAGCATCACCCGGGCCGGTGCCCACTACAAATAACTGAGTCATCAATCTCTCTTCTTAATTCTGTTTCCGGGCAGGATCAGCGCCGTTTGCGCCGTCATCTCCGGGATAAAACCGTGCAATCGCGCAGGTTGCCCTGGCGGTTTTCTGTTTGTTCAGTAACAGCTCGGCAGGGTTGCCACCTAGCTGCCGGGCCGTGAAAAGCGCAGCGGATTCTGCCACACCATGCACCCCTACCGTTCTGAACACATATTCGGAGCGGGTGCTAAGACGCGCATCTTCCTCATTCAGTTGCGCTGCATTCCAGGTTTTAAAGGGCAATCCCAGTTTCTCAGCCAGCGCGATCAGGCCCACTTCATCCGCTTTAATATCAATACTGCTGAGCGCCTCGACCTGTTCAGGCTGGAGCCCTGCCTGCTGCAGACAGTCACGGTACAGCGCTTCCAGATGCGCCAGCGGACAACCGCGCTCACAGCCCATCCCCACCGTATACCGCGGGTGCAGATAATTGCAGGCGCTGGTGATGACCGGCTCGCCGCCTGTCAGTTGCGCCACTTCCAGCGCCCAGTGATTGGCTCCGCCCTCATGCCCGGAGAGCAGCGGGATCACATAACGTCCCTGCTCATCCAGCACCAGCACCGCCGGATCACGGTATTTATCCTCAAGAACCGGTGCCAGAGTACGCATCACAATCCCCGTGGCACAGATAAAGATCAGCCGGTCACCGGCCTGAAAAAAAGCCTGTACCTGCCCGGTAAAAGGCTGCGGTTTATAACAGAGTTGCGCCGCTGGCAGCAAACCGGTCAGCCGCTCAGCCAACTGCCGGCCCGGCTCGGTCAGGGCGATAACCCGGATCATCGGCTCTGCCTCTCTCGACGATTGATTACAAACAGCGAGAAGTAAGGCCCGCGCTTTGCTTCCAGTTCGCTGATATCGGTCACAACACGCTGATTCTCCCGACCGATATATTCCAGATAACAGGCATCGCCGCTACGACCACTTTGCTGCAACAGCGCCAGAATTCTCGGCCGGGCCTGTCCTGCTTTCATAATCACCAGTGAGTCATGCTGTTGCAGCGCATGCAGAATCTGTGCATCCGTATGCCGACCGCTGAGCACCGCAAAGGACTCTTTGAGCATCGTCAGGGGCTGAACCAGCGTGGCAGCCGCCGCGTTCACCGAGGTGATGCCCGGCACCACTTCGCAGCCAAACCGATCCTGCAACCGCTCCAGCAGGTAGCTGAACGAGCCGAAAAACAGCGGATCGCCCTCACAGAGGAAAACCACATCCAGCCCCTGCTCCAGCCGGGCACTGATCTCCAGTGCCGCCTGATCGTAAGCCTGATTAGCCGCACTGCGCTCAGTCAGCATCGGCATAGGTACCGGAATCTCAATCTGTGCCGCCGTTGCCGATTCCAGCGCCAGTGAGGCGATATCTCTGGCCTGAGAGTCGCCCCGGTCATTCACCAGATAACTGATCACATCGGCACTCTGAATCAGCCGCCAGGCTTTCACCGTCAGTAGTTCCGGATCACCGGGGCCGACGCCAACGCCGATAAAACGGCCTTTCACCAGATTCATGGCGCGACCTCGCTGCCGGTTTTCATCCAGCGAAACAGGCTCACCGGCAGATTCGGCCGATACAGCAGCTGACCTGCCAGTGTCTCGCCCCGGCTCACCGCCAGTTGCAGGGTCTCCTGCTCGGCGTCGGCCATATTTCTGCGCAACTGACTGAACTCCAGCAATTGCTGTTTACTGTGCTCGGTCACCGCACTGGCCACCAGCACACCACGTTCAGGCAACTGAGCCCAGACCTGTTGCAGCAGTTGCGCAAGTTCACCATCACTGCCGCCGATAAAGACTTTATCCGCCGGTGCCAGCCCCTGCATCGCCTCGGGGGCACGGCCAGCGACAATATTCAGATTGCTCACCACACCAAAGCGTTTGCGGTTGGCTTCGAGACAGGCCAGCCGCTGGGGATGGTGCTCAATCGCATCCACCTGTGCCTGCGGTTGCCAGTAAGCCAGTTCGACCGCCACACCACCGCAACCGGCACCGATATCCCGGACCCGCTCTCCGGGGTTCAGCTGCAACAGGGAGAGGATCGCCAGACGCACTTCGCGTTTGCTGATCATCCCCTTGCCCGGTTGTTCATTGTCGGTAATAAAGTGCTGATCCGGGATGCCGGGAAAGCCCGGCAGATAGCCGCGGTTCTCTCCGGGTTCGAGCAGGGTCAGATGTAGCGGGTCAAATTCAGGCGGGCTGTTTTGCAACTCAGACACCGTAAAACGCCGGATCTGCTCCTGGGGATAGCCCAGATTTTCCAGCACGGTGAGTTGTGCCTGTGGAAAACCCGTTTCGCTGCAGAGCTGTGCCAGATGCGCCGGCTGGCTGTTTTTATCGGTAAGAATCAGCAGGTTCTGCTGCTGGCGGAGCCGGGTTTTCAGCTTTTCCAGCGGTCGGCCGTGCAGGCTGAGCACCTCCATATCCTGAAGCGCCAGCCCCAACCGATGACAGGCCGCCTGCAAACTGGACACCGCCGGGTGAAACGTCAGCGACGCCTCCGTAAACTCGCGGCTGAACCAGCGGCCGATCCCGTAAAACAGCGGATCACCTGAAGCGAGCACCACAACCCGGCCTGATGTCTGCTGCAGCTCTGCTTTCAGCTCACTCAGTTTTGGCAGCAGCCAGCATTCGGTCTGGGCAGAAATCAGACCCGCAACGACCTCCAGTTGCCTGACAGAGCCGATCACGACTTCCGCCTGCCGTAAGGTATTACGGGCCGATATATTCAGCTCCGCCTCGGCGCTGACGCCCAAACCGATCACATCGATCTGTAACTCGCTCATCAGTAATACTCCCCACGATTACATCGCAGCAAGGCATTACAACTGGCGGCAGACACCGCACTGCCGCCCTGCCGGCCGAGCAGAGTGATACACTCCAGTCCGAGCTGCCGGTGCAGCTCCCACAAAGCCTGCTTCGATTCCGCCGCACCGACAAAGCCGACCGGCATACCTATAATCAGTGCCGGCTTATCTGCCCCCTGCCGGATCATCTCCAGCAGACGAAACAGCGCAGTCGGCGCATTACCAATCACCACCACGCTGCCCGCCAGCCTGTCACGCCACAGTTCCAGTGCCGCCATAGAACGGGTTTCGCCACGGCTACGGGCTATCTCAGCGGCTTGCGGATCGTTCAGATAGCAGTGCGGCGGCCGGGAGATCATCCGTTTGGTAATCCCCTGCTTAACCATCTCCACATCACAGAGAATCGGACACCCGGCCGCCAGCGCGGCCATCCCGGTGTCGCAGGCCGATTCGCTGAAACGCACCTGATCCGCGAGCTCCGGCATGCCCAGACTGTGCACAATGCGCATCACGACCTGCTGCTGTTCACGGCTGAACGCACTCAGGTCGGTCAGTTGGCGGATCTGGCGGAAACTTTCCTGCTCAATCGCCTGTGGATTCATTTCGTAATCGAAGCTCACAATGCTCTCTTAATCTGTGTTATGACAATAGGCCGCTACGGCGGCGGCACAACGCTCAATCGTATGGAACAGCCGATCTGCCGGCGGCAGCTCAGGCCGCTCCAGCATAAATACCTCAATACCCAGCTCACGGGCGGCACTCAGCTTCGCCTGCGTAGCCGCACCTCCGCTGTTTTTACTGATCAGCAGATCAGTCTTATATTGCTGCAGCAACGCCCGCTCCTGTTCCAGCCGGAACGGGCCGATCGCTTTCAGCCACTGCATGGCTGAATGAAGCTCCGCCTGCGGTGGTGCCGCGGTACGCAACACCTGTTGCTGAGCGTTACTCTGAGCCTGCGCTGCGAGCCAGTCGATATCGGCCTGCGTCAGTTGCCCGGCAGTCAGCAGAATAGAACGGTAGTCCCGGGTTGCCCGCAGCAGTGCCTGCCAGTCGCTGAACAAACGCCAGCGATCGCCCTCACCGGCCTGCCAGGGTTCCCGGTGAAAGCGCCAGCAGGGAATCCCCCGTGCTCTGGCACTGGTCAGCGCCGTTGTACTCATCTGACAGGCAAAGGGATGGGTCACATCCAGCAGCAGGTCGATCTGCCCGGCATCCAGATAAGCCGTGAGCCCCCCCCGCTTTGAGAACCCGCCACTGATCACCTCACAGGGCAGTTCGGGAATCCTGACCAGACCCGCCACACTGTAGATCAGCCGGTGGCTGGCCAGCAGCCCGGACTGATCCAGTGCCTGTACCAGTTTACGTGCATCGGAGGTGCCACCCAGCAGCAAAATATTCATTCCCTGACTCCGGCATGCCCGACAAACTCACCCTTACGATCAGTGGCCCAGACCTCGATCTGCAACTGCGGCTGAGTCTTATGCACAACCTTCTCCGCTGCTTGCAGCGCCTGTTTACACACTTCGCCCGCCAGATCCACAGCCGCATCCTGACACCAGCGCAACACCTCCATACTGGTATTGGCCTGCAGGATACGACGCTGTAATGCCTGATCTGCACCGGCGCTGGCAGCAAGCCCGGCAATCTGTTTAAAGTCGATACTGGAGCTGCGGCTGTTCAGATCCATATGCCCGTTGGCCAGTTTGGTCAACTTGCCAAACCCTGCACAGATCGTCAGCCGGGTCACCGGTGCCTGACGCAGGTGCTTGAGCAACGCGCCGACAAAATCCCCCATCTCAATCAGTGCCATCTCATCCAGCCCGTAATGCTGGCGAATCGCCTGCTCGCTGGTACTGCCGGTAGTAGCAGCAATATGCTCGATGCCGTTAGCCCGGGCGACATCAACACCCTGCCGGATCGAAGCGATATAAGCGGCACAGGAGTACGGCCGGACAATGCCGGTGGTGCCCAGAATCGACAGACCGCCAATGATCCCCAGCCGGGGATTCATGGTTTTCAGGGCAATGGTTTCCCCCTGCTCCACCCCGACAGAAACCTCAAAGCCACCTTCATAGGCGTATACCTGCGCCGCATTTTCCAGATGCTGCATCATCATCTGCCGTGGTACCGGATTGATCGCCGGCTCACCCACGGCCAGCACCAGCCCCTCACGGGTGACGGTGCCGACACCGGCAGCAGGCTTAAACACCACCCCCGGTTCCGGCATCAGTCTCAGCTCAACAAACACCGTTGCGCCGTGGGTCACGTCCGGGTCATCTCCGGCATCTTTAATCGTCGCCGTGCGTATCCCCTCAACAGCCTCATTCAACGCTTTGTACCCGGTAATCTCCAGTTCAACCCGTTGCCCGCGCGGCAGCAGCACTTCGACCCGGTCTGGCTGCTTACCCGCCAGCAAAGCCTGTGCCGCGGCGACACAACAGGCGGTCGCACAGCAGCCGGTCGTCAGCCCGCTGCGCAGTTCCTGTTGCTGTTCGCTGGATTCAGGCCACATAAGAAAACCTCAGCTCGCCGCCGATTGGAAAACTGCGCTCTCTGCGCCAAACAACGCCGCGATCGCTTCCGGGTTGGAGGCAAAAAACAGATGCAGGTAGCTGGCGGTCAGACCGCGATCACGGTAGATCGCCTCGCCCGGTGCCGGATGCCGCTGACGGCGACCATGAGCAATCGGATCGGCGGTGCCTGCACTGCGTGAGCGGTGATGGGCGTGCGCCTGAACCTCGCCCTCCGGCAACATCGCCGTCTGCATTCCCTGACATCCACGCTTGCCGCGCATCGCCCCCTGCCCCTGCAGCAAAGCCGTCATCGGGTAGGTGTTCCCCTCCAGATCGGTGAGTTGCTCCAGGCAGTAAAGAAAACCGCCGCACTCCGCCAGAATCGGCTTACCTTCAGCGTGAAACGCCTGCAGTTGTTGCCGCATTGCGCTGTTCTCAGACAGCGCCCGGGCATGCAGTTCCGGATACCCGCCCGGCAACCAGAGCGCATCGGCCTCCGGCAGTTGTGTATCTGCCAGTGGCGAGAAGAAACTCAGCTCCGCGCCCATCTCCCGCAGCAGGCGCACATTAGCATCGTAAATAAAACTGAAAGCCTGATCCCGGGCGATCGCTATCCGCTTGCCGCTCAGCCGTGGTGCCACCTCCGGCAGTTCCGCCGGGGTAAATTCAACAGCGGCGGGCAGTTCGGTGAGCGCGTTCGGCTCTGCTAACGGGCCTTTGATCCACTCGGCACCCAGCTTGAAACAGTGCTCCAGCTCGTCGGTCACCTCCGCCGCCTGCACCAGCCCCAGATGACGTTCCGGCAGTGCGATCTCCGGGTCACGGGCGAGGGTGGCCAGCAGGGGCAGGGAATCCGGCAGTGCATCACGGATCAGTTGCGCATGGCGCTCGGTGCCGCAGTTATTGGCGATCAGACCGGCAATCCGGATATCACTGCGATAACCCGCCAGCCCCATCGCCAGTGCAGCGGCAGTCTGGGCCATCCCTTTAACGTTCATCACAATCGCCATCGGGATATTGAACCGTGCCGCGAGATCGGCACTGGAGGGCTCACCGTCAAACATCCCCATGGCGCCCTCGACCAGAATCAGATCCGCGCTGCGGGCCGCTTCGTAAAGTTTCTGCCGGCAGTAGTTCTCACCCGCCATCCACAGGTCGAGTTGCTCCACATCCTGCCCGCTGGCCTGAGCCAGAATCTGCGGGTCGAGGTAATCCGGTCCTGTTTTGAAAACCCGTACCACTTTGCCCTGATCACGGAAATACCGCGCCAGTGCCGCGGTAATGGTGGTTTTGCCTTCGCCGGAGCTCGGCGCTGTGAGAAACAACGCCGGACAGTGTACAGCCGTCATCAGAATTCGATCCCCGCCTGCGCCTTAACCCCGAGGCGGAACGCATGCCGCTCATCGCGGATACTGCTGATGGTATCGGCAATCTCTTCCAGCCCTTCCGGCATTACCCGGCCGGTAATCATCACATGCTGGTTTTCCGGCCGATTTTTCAACGCCTCAATCACCGGCTCCAGCGGCAGGTATTTATACTTGAACATGTAACTCAGCTCATCGAACACCAGCATCTCGTAGCGCTCATCC encodes the following:
- the cobW gene encoding cobalamin biosynthesis protein CobW; translated protein: MQLNKIPTTVVTGFLGSGKTTLLSNVLKQAAGKRIAVIVNEFGELDIDADLLRSCPLDCEDESAAQAEGENGIYELANGCICCTVEEEFLPVMQQLVERRDDIDHILIETSGLALPKPLVQAFNWPGIKEHCTVDAVITVIDGPAVAAGRFAHDEAQVQAQRLADESLDHDPSLKELLEDQLSSADLVVVSKNDLLSETEREQVQGVVSGRVPAAVKTTYISNGEADLDVLLGLDSASEERIDGVHNHHDHHHAHGHDHDHAHDHFDSFVITLGEVDADKLQGILKGLLSDYNIFRAKGFAALPGKPMRQVLQAVGKRLDVYFDRPWGNDQPKTQLVFIGKGIEEAVIHTALAEAQI
- the cobM gene encoding precorrin-4 C(11)-methyltransferase: MTVYFIGAGPGDPELMTLKGQRILQQCPVVLYAGSLIPREVLESVETTAEKIIDTSCIDLEQITAHMLQAHAKGQDVARLQCGDPALYGAIGEQMRRLDAEGVDYEVIPGVSAVAASAAYLKKELTLSGVSQTIIMTRYEGKTPFPERERLPQLAQSGATLAIHLGVTRIHKIVEELIPHYGEDCPVAVCYRSSWPDQDKVTGTLKDIVAKVREKGFTRTALILVGHVLDSDDFADSYLYDKDQAHVYRRKQHKPQSIEN
- the cobJ gene encoding precorrin-3B C(17)-methyltransferase translates to MTQLFVVGTGPGDAQLVAPKALQAIAASSDLVAYGLYLDLLGEVCDGKQHHDLPLGEEIGRARLALDLAAGGKTTALISSGDIGIYAMATLVFELLDQQLQGRENNPQWLDVEIEVIPGISAMQAGSSRVGAMLGHDFCTISLSDLLTPWKTIEKRIHSAGAGDFVVSFYNPVSKKRDWQLNRARDILLQYRPAETPVLLGRQLTRDDESVRIITLAELDAKDVDMFTLVSVGNSESRHIINGSKEWVYTPRGYSKKL
- a CDS encoding cobalt-precorrin 5A hydrolase, translated to MIRVIALTEPGRQLAERLTGLLPAAQLCYKPQPFTGQVQAFFQAGDRLIFICATGIVMRTLAPVLEDKYRDPAVLVLDEQGRYVIPLLSGHEGGANHWALEVAQLTGGEPVITSACNYLHPRYTVGMGCERGCPLAHLEALYRDCLQQAGLQPEQVEALSSIDIKADEVGLIALAEKLGLPFKTWNAAQLNEEDARLSTRSEYVFRTVGVHGVAESAALFTARQLGGNPAELLLNKQKTARATCAIARFYPGDDGANGADPARKQN
- the cobI gene encoding precorrin-2 C(20)-methyltransferase, with amino-acid sequence MNLVKGRFIGVGVGPGDPELLTVKAWRLIQSADVISYLVNDRGDSQARDIASLALESATAAQIEIPVPMPMLTERSAANQAYDQAALEISARLEQGLDVVFLCEGDPLFFGSFSYLLERLQDRFGCEVVPGITSVNAAAATLVQPLTMLKESFAVLSGRHTDAQILHALQQHDSLVIMKAGQARPRILALLQQSGRSGDACYLEYIGRENQRVVTDISELEAKRGPYFSLFVINRRERQSR
- the cbiE gene encoding precorrin-6y C5,15-methyltransferase (decarboxylating) subunit CbiE yields the protein MSELQIDVIGLGVSAEAELNISARNTLRQAEVVIGSVRQLEVVAGLISAQTECWLLPKLSELKAELQQTSGRVVVLASGDPLFYGIGRWFSREFTEASLTFHPAVSSLQAACHRLGLALQDMEVLSLHGRPLEKLKTRLRQQQNLLILTDKNSQPAHLAQLCSETGFPQAQLTVLENLGYPQEQIRRFTVSELQNSPPEFDPLHLTLLEPGENRGYLPGFPGIPDQHFITDNEQPGKGMISKREVRLAILSLLQLNPGERVRDIGAGCGGVAVELAYWQPQAQVDAIEHHPQRLACLEANRKRFGVVSNLNIVAGRAPEAMQGLAPADKVFIGGSDGELAQLLQQVWAQLPERGVLVASAVTEHSKQQLLEFSQLRRNMADAEQETLQLAVSRGETLAGQLLYRPNLPVSLFRWMKTGSEVAP
- a CDS encoding precorrin-8X methylmutase — its product is MSFDYEMNPQAIEQESFRQIRQLTDLSAFSREQQQVVMRIVHSLGMPELADQVRFSESACDTGMAALAAGCPILCDVEMVKQGITKRMISRPPHCYLNDPQAAEIARSRGETRSMAALELWRDRLAGSVVVIGNAPTALFRLLEMIRQGADKPALIIGMPVGFVGAAESKQALWELHRQLGLECITLLGRQGGSAVSAASCNALLRCNRGEYY
- a CDS encoding precorrin-6A/cobalt-precorrin-6A reductase, translated to MNILLLGGTSDARKLVQALDQSGLLASHRLIYSVAGLVRIPELPCEVISGGFSKRGGLTAYLDAGQIDLLLDVTHPFACQMSTTALTSARARGIPCWRFHREPWQAGEGDRWRLFSDWQALLRATRDYRSILLTAGQLTQADIDWLAAQAQSNAQQQVLRTAAPPQAELHSAMQWLKAIGPFRLEQERALLQQYKTDLLISKNSGGAATQAKLSAARELGIEVFMLERPELPPADRLFHTIERCAAAVAAYCHNTD
- a CDS encoding cobalt-precorrin-5B (C(1))-methyltransferase gives rise to the protein MWPESSEQQQELRSGLTTGCCATACCVAAAQALLAGKQPDRVEVLLPRGQRVELEITGYKALNEAVEGIRTATIKDAGDDPDVTHGATVFVELRLMPEPGVVFKPAAGVGTVTREGLVLAVGEPAINPVPRQMMMQHLENAAQVYAYEGGFEVSVGVEQGETIALKTMNPRLGIIGGLSILGTTGIVRPYSCAAYIASIRQGVDVARANGIEHIAATTGSTSEQAIRQHYGLDEMALIEMGDFVGALLKHLRQAPVTRLTICAGFGKLTKLANGHMDLNSRSSSIDFKQIAGLAASAGADQALQRRILQANTSMEVLRWCQDAAVDLAGEVCKQALQAAEKVVHKTQPQLQIEVWATDRKGEFVGHAGVRE
- a CDS encoding cobyrinate a,c-diamide synthase; translation: MTAVHCPALFLTAPSSGEGKTTITAALARYFRDQGKVVRVFKTGPDYLDPQILAQASGQDVEQLDLWMAGENYCRQKLYEAARSADLILVEGAMGMFDGEPSSADLAARFNIPMAIVMNVKGMAQTAAALAMGLAGYRSDIRIAGLIANNCGTERHAQLIRDALPDSLPLLATLARDPEIALPERHLGLVQAAEVTDELEHCFKLGAEWIKGPLAEPNALTELPAAVEFTPAELPEVAPRLSGKRIAIARDQAFSFIYDANVRLLREMGAELSFFSPLADTQLPEADALWLPGGYPELHARALSENSAMRQQLQAFHAEGKPILAECGGFLYCLEQLTDLEGNTYPMTALLQGQGAMRGKRGCQGMQTAMLPEGEVQAHAHHRSRSAGTADPIAHGRRQRHPAPGEAIYRDRGLTASYLHLFFASNPEAIAALFGAESAVFQSAAS